The nucleotide window AACAAAACAACTCAAATACCGAATCGAAACACTGAATTAAACTAACAATATGTTGAATTAATCATAATGTAATAATCCAGATAAGATAATATTAATCATTCCGATTTCTAAACCTAATCGTCTCAAAATACCGAATCGATAATAGAGACAACGATAACTGAACCTCATCTTGTCCATAATGAGTTTTCAAACAATTACTTTTTTCACAACCAACCGTAGGCCGCCGCGATGGCAAGCACGGCCACACCGAGCCTGACACCGCGGCAGCAACggcagaggaagaagaagaaggcaATCCCATGGTTGAACCTGAAGACTTGGATAACGGATACAGATAATGCGCGTGTAATTTACGGAATCCTCCAAGCGCAAGGACCACAGATCTGAGCTTGTTGTCGCCGCACGCCATATTTGTCCAATGCTTTGTGCATATCATCTCCCATAACCTCTCATCCTGAGCCGTACGGTTCCATCGCTTGCTAACGCAACTCAACGAACCTAACGTTCGCTCGTCAACGTGTTTGAAAATTTCATATAACAAATTCTCGTCGTTTAGAACTTCGGTTGCTTGAGATGGAGACAGTGCggattgttttattttttttgtgttGCTGGTGATAaaaatttcggattcggattcggatacgGAGGTTATGGATCTTTTCATGTTGTGTGGAGATTTTTGGGAATGATGAAGTGGTTGAATTGTGTTGATGTTAAGAGGAGAATGGAGGATTTATTTATGGGGTGAAGCATTTGGATGGTTTAGGAAGTGGACAAAGAAAGAAATGAATGCGGTTTGTGACTTTTTGGTGAAATTAAAGTGGTGCTGGTGCACTCCTCTTCTTGATGAACTCAAATTTTGGACTTTTGGGCTATGTTTGATGGTACCCTTGTTTGTTTTATTCGCGGAAATAATCAGGTGCTCGTTTCGATTATTTaatgttttatttaattatagaTGTTGATTTTATATGCATACAAAATCTTTTTGACATTTGTAtaatgtatatatttttttaatggcTGATTTTATTAAACGTAAGAAAACTATAAAACAAAAAACATACAAGCTTATAGAAAGTCAAAAGCTAGCCAATTTACTCATTCTACCGAAAATATTTTAGCTCTATTTTTTACCCAAATATAACTAGTCGTGTTAATGTCCGCCATAGGCCTTGCAGTGTCGATTCTCTTGCTAGAAAACACGACCTTATTTCGAAGTTTCCAAATGCTCCAACATGCTATTACCATAATAGCGTGAATGAACTTCTTCTTTGCTTCCGACCCGGATATTCCTTTGTGTAAACCAAGTAGATCCGTGATTGTGTAAGCATAGGTAGGTGGGATTGATAACCATGATGATACCATATGCCAAACCATTGAGCACACATAACATGATGTGAACAAATGTTCCACACTTTCATTATCTTCGCTGCAAAGAAGGCAAAGGGTAGAAAGTATAGGTGTATGTCTTTTTTCCAATGCGCTTCTCGTGGGTAAGTGATCCAAGTTCATTCTCCAACCAAAGATGTTTACTTTTCGCGGTAGCCACCTATTCCAATCAAAGATAACATTGCAGGGTACCGCATTCATACTTGATATGATCTTTCTTACCGATTTAACCGTGAAAGTCCCCAATTCTTTGGCTTGCCAAACCCATTTTTCTTCGTGATTCGTAATAGATATTTGTGCCAAGATAACACCAATCTCAGCTCCGTTACTTCTGAGTTTGTTGAGGGTACTCGATGCCAATGCCACTTAATACTATCAACTGGACCCGGTGCTCTTAGTCTGTCCTTAACCATGCACCCCTTGTATTTTTCTAAGGAGTATAGAGTTGGGAAAAGGTACTAGAATGATATATTTTATGCCCAAGTggggggggatagtgcacggtcctcccaaccgccggagtgatctcactccgggagccgctacccgaccaagctagctccgcggtaACTTCCCCATGCCAAGTTCTTAacctgggcgacatatgccactcccaagactcgaacccggtacctctgggaagaggtgggtgtcggtggccaactgggctatcCAGTTGGTTATTCTCGTTGCCTACTGAACCTTTTATTTTATGCCTAAGTGTTCGTCCAAAAATTGCACATTATTCTCGTTGCCTACTGAACCTTTTATAAGTCGATTTAAGTGAATATTGTCTTTCTTCAGAGTAGCCTCCTTCCTAATGATATTGTTCCAAACACATGATAAATCCTTTTTCGAGGGTAAGAAGTTTCCATGCTTTGGATCGAAATGAATACTTGAGATAACCTTTCTCCATAATCTTCTCGCCTCTGTCTTGTACCTCCACGCCCATTATTCCAATAGACCGATGTTCATATCTTTTAAAGAGCCCAAGCCTTATAATTAAAAATGTATATTTGTATTATTAGTGTTAACACCTatgtatgaaaacatattttattttattaaaattacaTAGATTCAAAAAGAAAGAGAATCTTTTATCAACATCTAGGCCAGTTTAAATATGAAACCGACCCGTGAAACCCGGATTTTTAAACTGTAAACCAAACAGTATCACTCCAACCTGGCGGAACATATCAATTTAGCTTGGTTTGTAATTGTTACGTGATTGTTTAACGTTATACTTAGTTATAACACGGAGCTTTATTGACACGTATTGTCATCGGCCCAAAACTCATATCACATTCTAATGGATTCCTGTACATGGGTAACTTTAAAACGCTTTACAAAATAACCCaccaatatatatttttttgaatggctaaacTTGCACATCGTGAGGATTGAACCCCTGACCTCTCCTATCCTAAGTTCTATCTAAACTCACCAACACTACTGGACTATTCCCAAGTGGATATAACCCACCAATAAATAGGTTAGATAGTGGTCTAGTATATATTGGTAGTATATAACCCACCAATATATACTAGACCACTATCTAACCTATTTAGTTTACTTTTTAAAAATTGTTGTTGTCAGATTACCTAGATATCGCATCAAACCAGATCAAATCGGATGAACATTCTCCTAATTCCTACGTAATGGTACACATGACATGTCACACCACTATCTTTGCTTATATGTTGGCATACATAACACGCCACACCACTATCATTGCTTATATGTTGGCATACATAACATGCCACACCCGCTTCGATTGCCTATGCGGCATTACAGGGCATAGCACATGTATATTGCATGTTTGCAATACTTTATGATTTTTGAAAGAGTAAATTGCACAAAACATCCTCTAAGTTTCATCAATCTTGCTGGTTTCAGCCTTAATCTTTAAAAGTTGCCAAAACCAGCCTTATTGATTAATTTTGTTGCAGGTTTCATCCTTTATTGATTAATTTTGTTGCAAGTTTCATCATTTTTCCTCAAATTATGGGGATGGGTTTGATGTGGAGACTAGATTCGAATGCTCACTACCTTGTGATACCTTTAACTACATGATTACTCTTTTCATGTCTTTACCTTTCAACACTGATAACTTGGTGCTCATAAATGAGAAACGTGACAATGTACAACGATATAGAGACAAATACATATCAGGAAACAAATAATAAATCATAAGATATAGAAATACCAAATGAGTTGATAAACAATTAAAAAAGAAGACAAGAATAAACAAATAATTGATCATTTCGAGGAGAGAGAGAGGCGATTCCCGGCGAGAATTTCCAACAGTCTCCCGTGATAAAACAAACAGTCTCCGATCAACTGGCTCGACGATTGAAGACTAAAGTAGTATAGGGGGCGAGGTTTAGTCGATTCACAAACGGTGAGTATTCCTGATCCCATCCTGTTCTTATAATCTATCTTTTTTGTTTCATCCATTCGCTGAACAATCGGATCCCGGTGAAACCTGTTATCTCCGATTAGTAGGCTCGACGATGAAGAACAAAGCTGATTAGTTAAACTTGGTTAATCATCTTTTTTGCTTCATCCATCAATTCGCTGAACACTCAGATTCTGGTGAAACCTGTTATCTCCGTTTAGTAGGCTCGACGATGAAGACTAAAGCTGATTAGTCAATACCATGGTTTCCGGTCTCACTGTTTATTGGTGTTTCTTGACATAACCTTTCTTTCTATATTTCGCTTTTTGTTTCATTCATTCGCTGGTTGTTTCGGTCATTTCGAATAATACAAAATACTTTGAATCCTGGTAACAACATGGAGAGAGAGGAAGGAGAGATAGAATCTCCAGGAGGTCGGCCGGCAAAAAATAATGTGAATGTAGACAACAGCAAAAACACAGATGAACTCTCAAGGGAGAAAGCGATAACCTTTTACGTTTCAAACCTACACCCCCATATAACAGATGGTGAGTTATGGACTGAGAGTAAGAATTACGGTAATATAGTGGACGCCTACATTGCTAAGAAGCTGGATAAGAGAAGAAACATATTCGAATTTCTAAGGTTTACTAAGGTTAAAGATGTCGATAAAATGGTTAAAGCATTAAATCAAATGACGTTTTTCGGATGGAGGATAAGAGTAAACGTTGCAAGGTTTGTAAAAGTGACGAAGAAGGACCAAGGACAGAATAAGGCGTGGGCGGAGAAAGGAAAGGAACCGGTGAACATAATCTATGACCAGCCGGAATCGTCTAGAAATGGTTATTTGAGACGTGGGGTCTCCTGGGCAGACGTTGCTGCTGGAAAGCCACCTAAGCAAGAGAAGGAAACCTGCCTAGCATTCTCAAATGAATCTGAGCCGCTTAAGAAATGGAACGGTAGGTCTGTAATTGGAGATTTGAAAGACATTGAGGCACTAAGAGGGGTAAATCGAATGAAGAATAGATTGGGTTTTAAGAATTCACAGGTCCGTTACATTGGTGGTCTAAAATTACTAATTATTTTCGATTCGAAGGAGGAGATGGATTGGAAACTAAAGGAACAGGAAAAGATATGGGACGAATGGTTTAACAACATAACAAGATGGCGGGGAGAAGAAATACCTTTTGAGCGGATTGCGTGGCTGAAGATTAGAGGAGTCCCACTGCAATTATGGATAGACGCAGTCTTTGAATGCACTGGAGAAAAATATGGGAGAGTCATAAGGAAATTTGAGGCAGATGAAAATGATGCATGCTTCAACGAGGATATGATCGGTGTATTAGTAAAAAACGGAGCTACGATTGAAGAAAGAATAACGATAAGTTGGAAGAATATGATGGTCGATGTATGGGTCTCAGAGTTTAATGAACATTGGGTGCCGGAATTTGTGAATGAGACACCGGAATTCGTCAACGAACGACATTAGGATGAGGATCAAGACCCAGGAGTTAATGATGATAAGTCTCAGCCGGTTAACATGGAAACAGAGGAGGTCGGAAACTCAGTTCCGATTCCGGTGGAGATGCAGCCGGAGAAAGAAAAAGTGGGCCATGAACAGTCGGAACCTGAAGAGCCGGTGGTAGATGCACAGTCGAAAAACCATGACTACATCAGTCCCAGAATCGAGGAGCCTGCCGCTGCAGTAAACGAGGTTACAAGTCCTAGGTTGGAGGAATTTAATGAAGAGGGGTCCACTATTAAAGGTCAAAACATTAGTGGGGTAAAAATGGAGAAATCAAGAAAGGATGGGCCGGATGGGATAGTCCCTTCAGAAGTCGACGTTGGGCCAGATGATGTTGGGCCAGGTGGCCCAATACTTTTAAATAAAGATGGATGTGGGCCTAACAGTACAAtccaaaagaaaaggaaaagagtATCACTCGCTGAAGCCCGTGTAAACACACTGAAACCACAAAACGGACTTGGAAAAAATAAGATCCCTGATCTAAATATTGAGCTATCCGATGATTCCAGGACCAGAGTAAAAAGGAGACTATTTTTAAAGAAAAGGAGAACAAGTAGGAGAAGAAACAAGGGCAAAATTAGAGTTGCTGAGGAAGATTTGAGTCTATTTGAGAATAATGTAGCAAGTGTAGAAGACAAATTGAATTTCGAGTGGGAGGAGGAAGATATTCCTGATTTATTTCAGCAAGATGGAAACGAGACTGGGAATGACGAAAACGATGCAGAGACAGAAATAGAAGAACAGGCGGTGGGAGAGGAAGTGGTTGCAACATTAGAAATTGGGGAGAAGATTGGTGTAGATCTGTCAAATCACGTTCTGTCAGTAAAGGACTCGGTTATTGAAGATCAGGTGGATGCCAGGAAGCAATGAATTTCGGATCCATTAATATAAAAGGAGCAGGAGGGGCAGGGAAAGCGGTTGAAGCCAGACGTCTAATAAGTAAGTACAACTTATCTTTTTTTGCCATACAAGAAACGCAGTTTAGGGATTTAACCTTAAGTAGAATTACTCGGTTTTGGGATAATACAAGTTTTGAGTTCTCGAAAGTCGATGCGGAGGGTCGGTCTGGGGGTTTATTATCAATTTGGAATTCTACTGTTTTTAAAAAAGAACAGGAGataaaaaatcaaaatttcattttGACAAAAGGGAAGATTGTTGGAGAAAATATAGATCTGGTTATAGTAAATGTCTATGGTTCGACGAGTAGAACTAGTAGGAGAATGATGTGGGAAGAATTATTGACAGTGAAGGATTCAATTACGGGATTATGGTTAATGTTGGGGGACTTTAACGAGGTCAGATTTCCAGAAGAACGGTTTAATTCACAGTTTGACGTAGGAGGAGCTTTATGCTTTAACAGTTTCATAAGTAGATGGGGGTTTCATGAGTATAACATGGGAGGGATGAAGTACACATTTTTATCTGGAGATGGTACGAATCTGAGTAAATTGGATAGGGTTTTGGTGTGTGAAAACTTCATGAATAAATGGCCAAATGCTTCATTACTAGCACTCGGTAGAAACATTTCGGACCATAGTCCGTTAATTTTAACTACTATTAATAATAGCTTTGGTCCTTCCCCCTTTAGAATGTTCAATAGTTGGTTTGACTTGGAGGGTTTTGATGAGACAGTGAGGAAGGGTCTTGACTCGATTTGTGAGTCAAGATTTATGGATGAGGTTTTGGCTACAAAATTTAAGGTAGTGAAAGAAGAATTAAAAAAATggcataaaaataaaaaagaggaAGAGGAGAAAGAGTTGTTGGAAGCCCAGAATAAGTTGACACAATTGGATATCTTAGCAGAAAGCATAGCACTATCGAGCGAGGAAATAACCATTTGGCAAGATTGCAAAGACAATATTAAAAGGTGGCACGGTAAAATTGCATCGGATCTACAACAGAAGGCGAGGGTAAGATGGATAGGATTGGGGGACGAGAATACCAAATATTTTCATTCGATAGTAAATAATCATATAGCCAGGAATAAGATCAGTGGTTTATGGATAAACAGGGTGTGGGTTTCGGATCCAAAGGAAATAAAAGCACAATTTTTGATGACATTCCAAGAAAAATTCAAAGAACCAGACTATGTGAGACCGAGAATTGGAGCAGGGGGTTTTAAAACGTTAAGTGGGGCAGAAGCAGATGGGTTAGTGAGTCAGTTTTCGATTCAGGAGGTAAGGAAGGCAGTATGGGATTGTGGAATAGACAAGTCACCGGGACCGGACGGGATTACTTTCAAGTTCATAAAAGCATACTGGGAGGAAGTGAAAGGAATAATAATGGAGATTATGAATCAGTTTTATATCCACGGATCGATTCACCACTCGTGCAGTGCCTCGTTTATTCCCCTCATACCAAAGGTAACTGATCTGATTACTCTTTCAGATTTTAGGCCTATATCTCTAATTGGCGTGATAAACAAAATTATTTCTAAAGTGTTAGCTAATAGAATCAAAAGGGTCATTAAGAATGTGGTATCAAATGTCCAATCGGCATTCATGGCGGGAAGAAATATAATAGAAGGTCCATTAATTATAAATGAAGTGGTGGGTTGGGCAAAAAGATCAGGGAAGCGCTTGTTTGTATTCAAAGCAGATATAGAAAAAGCTTATGATACATTAAATTGGAAGTTTTTGATCTCCATTTTAACACATATGGGCTTCCCTCCAAGATGGAGAAATTGGGTTATGGGAATTCTATTTGCGGGGAAAGGATCAGTTTTGGTGAATGGTTCACCTACGGGCGAATTCCATTATAATAGAGGTTTAAGGCAAGGTGACCCTCTGTCtccttttttttttcatcattGCTATGGAGGACCTACATGTGATGATGATAAAAGCCGAAGAATATGATATGTTCCAAGGTCTAAAATTGCCAAGGGAAGGGCCGTACTTGACACATATGTTTTATGCGGACGACGCGATATTTTTGGGGGAATGGGAGGCAAACAATGCAAAGAATCTTAAAAGGATTCTTCGTATTTTCTATTTAATATCAGGTTTAAAAGTCAACCCTTGAAAAAGTCATTTATATGGGGTGGGTTCAAGTGTGGAGGAAGTGAGAAGTATGGCTTCATATTTTATTTGCAAAGAAGGAAAATTTCCGTTTGTGTATTTAGGATTAAAAGTTGGAGCGAATATGAACAGAATGGCACATTGGAAGGAAGTTATTGATTTATTTAATAAAAGGCTCACAAATTGGAAGGCAAAAACACTATCATTTGCTGGGAGAGTTATATTGGTTAAATCGGTTTTGGGTAGCTTACCAAATTATTACTTCTCCCTTTATAAATGCCCAAGCGGTGTTTTAAAGGTTTTAGATGGGATACGGAGAAAATTCTTATGGGGAGGGAGCTCACTAAATAATAAAATTAGATGGGTTAAATGGGAAAAAGTGGTTGCCTTGAAAGATTTTGGGGGGTTGGGAATTGGTAACTTGAGGGACATGAACTTGGCCCTCTTAGCAAAATGGTGGTGGAGATATAGGATGGAGCCGGACAACCTGTGGTCTAGAGTTATCGGCTCTTTACATGTAAATCAAAGAAGAATTGAATCAATTCCTTTTaaaaaatccatggtgggggttTGGAAAAACATTGGGGAAATAGCGAAAGAGTTTATGAAGAATAATATAAATATCAATACAAGTTTCAGGAGTAAAATGGGAATGGGGGACAAAACTTTGTTTTGGGTAGATATATGGCTGGGCGATGCACCGTTGAAGGATCAATTCCCATGTTTATATCAATTATCAGCGCAGAAAAAAGCAAAAGTTCAGGAAATGTATAAAATTGCGAATGGGGGAATCTTATGGGATTGGGCTTGGATTAGAGTCCCGTACAGTGATTCGGAGAAACAGGAGATGGATTGCTTGAAAGACCGTCTACAGCAAATAAATATAGAAAATAAGGGAGATATGTGGGTTTGGAGATATATTGAGGATGAAGAATTCAACGTGAAAATGGTCCGGTATAGTTTGGGCCGCTGTCTGGACATAAATACAGTTCCAAATTCATTTTGTTGGAATAGTTGGGTAACAAGAAAGAGTTCCATGTTCGTTTGGCGAGCTATTGTGGAAAAGGTTCCGTCGGCCATAGCACTGAGAAACAGGGGAATGAATATTCAGGATGTCATGTGCAAGATTTGCGGTGAGTGTGAAGAAACTGCGATTCATATCCTATTACGTTGTAATTTTGCAAAAAGGGTATGGAACGAGGTGGCAAAGTGGACAAAAACTCCAATGGTGAACACGGAAAGGAATTTATCGGATATATTGCAAGCTTTTCTTGACAGTCAAAGGAGCCGGAACGTAAAAAATATGCAAATGCTTAAATGGTTaaacgggggtagcccaagactaaataaagtgactaaatatgcaaatgcttaaatggttaaacggttcaatggttaaaaAGCGGTAAGATGGGAAAAGCGAGGAGGAAACAGTGGCCAGTCACATCTGGAGCTCGCTTCACCAACCCACGGCCGCAAAAGAaaagcaggtctgcacaatgcacgctattacccaggggtcaaaagccttcaacccacaaaaggggaaaccctccactgcaagcaggattactagtcttgtacatactactttgggagatgtcttccCTTATAAAAAGACACTTCATTTACTCCAGAAGACATCCCTGATCAGCTGAGATTCTCTAATCTCTGGTCATTCGAGTGGAGTACTTGCTTACGTCCAAGTCACTCCTTatcacatccaccacacacattctgtttgctcTCACTTTTGGATCTGAGAACATCTCAGAGAAAGAATCTTCAGCAAAACAACAACTACAAACTagtaaacctccttccacgtcttgcaaacgtggggggaccccgcgacctgcgttaggcaaggttgaacccttcaacctttttgcctaaccaactcagctaccatctttggtctcgtgtttgttgcatcaacaagttggcgcccaccgtggggctacgccgctatttcttctcaaaaaagacctagtagtgtagctctcttCACTTAAAGTCACCATGTctgaaagtggatctccgggagaaGTAAATCAGATTCCAAACACTTCCATCCCGGGTAGTGGCCAAGCTCATGTGGCTATACCAACACCTTTCTCGactccggggagcacacccgagttccttaccttcaacacaccaacTCCGTCCAAATCTGGGGTTCCATCTCCTAATGTCGGTGTATCTGACACCCCAacacgtgttgaacttacccccgagggggtcgcaaATAATTTCCTTGAGTTAAGGTCACTTCTTAACCAGCATGTGAgtaaagaaagggaaaagggtataAGGATTCGTTTAGACTATGACGAACCTGAACCAACGCTGTCTCCCGGACCACCCGTACCTCCTTTTACCACAAGAagtgaggctggtcccagcaacCCTCCAAACCCTCACCCTTATCTGTCCACTATGACTAATCATACGGTGCATCCTATCCTCTCTTCCCAACCGATTACTAGTGGTGCTCCTTTGGGACACGAGCTAACACTTGACCAGCTCCTACAATCCCCAGTAACAAGCTATCCAGCTTCTGTAACAACCTCATGGGAGCAAgctctgtccgtgctccctttagcactaAGTGCTGTTAGGAGCACTCCTCTCGGAATAAACTGCTCGGTTGGTccaggaagccttcaaggcttcaacctcgTACCCAAtatgatgacccagatgatggccaacttcccgtggcaacacttcattAATCAAGTGTTAGCCACTCAGGGGAATCACGGCAATAGTAACAATATAGATACAAGGACTGAAGAGGACTTGGCTAAACCCTataagccaagtaacctttcatgcttctcaaggcagatagccgattatgatttccaatcaaagatcaagatgccgtcccacatcagaacgtatgatgggactgaagatcctgaggaccatctccagatcttcactggtgcagcccgaatagaaaaatggtcaaacgctgaatgttgcctaatgttcatgcaaactcttgttggatccgccagaatctggttcaacgacctacctgctcaaagcattcgaagctttgatgaCCTCAGCAGGggttttctggcaaacttctcccaacaaaggcgatatGTCAAAGACGCGACGGtgatcttccagataaaacaatgtgatgatgaAAGTCTTCGAGCATTCATTGAACGATACAAAAAGGAAGGTCTGACCTATGTTGGGGCAgacgagaaaatgagagtggctgGCTTTATGAATGCCATAACCTCTAAAtacctcacacgagatttcaacaagtctctgcccaaaaccttggaagaagcccttgaaagggccgaagctcacattcggggagaggaagctgtagacatcaaggaacaaaggaaaagaggatccgGCTGGCGAAGCAATAGCCCAGCTAGAAAGAGGGGAAACTTCAGCTCCTATGATAGGCGgccaaaggg belongs to Helianthus annuus cultivar XRQ/B chromosome 5, HanXRQr2.0-SUNRISE, whole genome shotgun sequence and includes:
- the LOC110941329 gene encoding F-box protein GID2, with translation MKRSITSVSESESEIFITSNTKKIKQSALSPSQATEVLNDENLLYEIFKHVDERTLGSLSCVSKRWNRTAQDERLWEMICTKHWTNMACGDNKLRSVVLALGGFRKLHAHYLYPLSKSSGSTMGLPSSSSSAVAAAVSGSVWPCLPSRRPTVGCEKSNCLKTHYGQDEVQLSLSLLSIRYFETIRFRNRND